Sequence from the Acropora muricata isolate sample 2 chromosome 10, ASM3666990v1, whole genome shotgun sequence genome:
ATAGCCATGAACATTCAAGTTCTGAAAGTCTTCTCCGTGATTACGTAAGATGATAATTATGTTTTGAGTATGCAAATTGGGAAATAAGATCTTTTCATCGATTTTCGGTTAGGATTTCGTTCCCGCTGTTGTATTTGCAGTGTTGTTCCGAATAGAGTTACAAACTATCAGGCAAAATTTCCACTAGCCGAAGCAAAAACATAGCTTAATTGCAATTCCCAAGCTATTTCATTTAATTTACAACGTAAAACGTATTGAAACGAACGTATTGAAATGGAAAGATTCAAACCCTTGCAAAATGGATGGGGTGTGATTAGAGGAATGTCGAAAATTGAGGAGTGATCATTGTTTTTGTAGTtgacatttatttatttattttattttggcaaaaaattGACTAGACCTATGGAACTAGCGGAACTAATCTGGACCATCCGTGGTTATGACTTTTGTTTCATGATCCAGCACATTTCCTCTGTGTTTCAGAAACACGAGAACCCACTGTTGTCCTTGTAAATAACATTCAGTTTTGGTTTGTTCCCGTACTTAGGGTGGGAcccacagttattttattttatcaattcAGTGACATCAGTGGAAATATTCGTTTTCAAGGAATGGTTCCATTGTCAAAGTGGAGCTGGTGAATTGGTTGTTGCCTACTATTGTTCTGTGGAACTAGTCAAAGTCTTTTCCTATTGGTTATCATCTAAGTTTGAACTACACATCACCTATCAATTCTTAGTGTTATTATTTCACTatttcaggacaaatttttctccaacgtGGAAGAACTATACAATGAAGTGTATTGTGAACATGCACGACCATAGCGACAACGCTATCGATGTCAAGAAGATTGCGGATGAAGTTATTGACAAAGTCTTTTAAACGCCTTTCTTCCGTAAACCAGAGGACACGTAATGCCTATTAATCTTTAAATATAATATTCAAAGAATATTCTTAACTCCGCCAGGATGGATCGGTACACTCCAGAGAAATCTTGCTGGTCCCAAGCCCAGAAGAAGGAGGAGGGTGCGTATTATGGGATGAGACTCATGTAATGGACAGctcaaatgagaaaaaaaaatccgaatctgaaaaaaaaaaaagtagaattgacgaaaaaaaaaaaaagcgaaaaaaatggcaaaaaaagaaaaaaaagcaaaaccaaaataggaaagaaaaaaggaaaaacatgaaagaataACATTAAACAGAACAACCAAAAAATAAGACGAAACACGTAACCAAACGAACATGAAGCAGAAAATACCAAAGTGGCAAAACAAAACCTTGTGGCGGTTCagaccctttttttttctttcattttaattctGTGATGTGAAATGCTGTTTGTACGACAAATAAAGCATTGCTACGTAGTTTGCTTTGTTGATGTATTACGCTTACGTAATTAATAATTGCGCGCATTTCTGGACACGAGTCGCGAGGTGAGGTACAGAAGGAGGAACTAAATGACTCATAGTAAACTCTTCATACAGGCAACACAACAGCGCACACCAAAAAAAGATCACTCCAGCTCTCCCAGCACTTCATTGCGTCCACTGTTCATAAAGAATTCAAATCATAAAACCAAAAATCGTTAAGACTTATGACGACTATCCACCAAAACTTTGATCCACTTGAACACGTTTTCTTCGAAAATATCCTTAGCAACACGGCAAAGGGCTAAGAGCAGCTATCATAAGAGAGGATACAAAACCTTTAGGGGGGTGGAGGTTAGAATCGAAAAGGCACCAACCTATCACCAATTGGTAACTATCATTACTATAAATTCCATTCTAACCTTATTATTGTACCTTCAGTTTGTCATTTTAGCGCATGTAGTCTGGTTGGACCGATAATAATGATTTTCACCCACCCATTCCTATCTTCTTGTGCTTCTTCTATCGCCCTCTCTCCCCTTCCTCCGAAGGGGAGAGGGGGCGATAGCGTGCCAAGGAACCCAATTCTTAGGATCCGCTACTGCATCATTGCGTAAGAAGGTTTCGGGCGAAACATTTTCTATAGGTAATAATGTGACGATATGTGCATTCATTGAGAGTTTGCCTGCCGGACCGATGCTTAAAGTGCTTACGATTTGTCCACAAATGGAACTCGTCATTTCTGCCAAACTGAGAGAGCTGTTTATCAGTAAACTGGTCATCCTTCAAGGAAAGGGTCAGTTTGGCTCTCAAGTGCAACTCAGTTCTGAAAAATTCGTGGAAAATATCCAGTTTGGAAGGGTAAGTGGTcgttgctatggttattgtgataGATTACGTATTTGGTGGATTATGCTGTGCGCACTTAAACTCCAATCCCATCACTCAACTATTTGAATCAACTTTAATCATCGATCGATTTACAATAAGATTGGCTGATGTAACTGTCCCTTTTTAGGTATCGGATTACAGCCAATTTTCCGATTCAACCCTACACaataattagtgaaaaataaGGTACTtgatgcaccaatcaaatttgagaaaattgtaatgATTATGACAAAGGGTGGAATTGCTCTTGCTGACGCGAGTCGcaagcaaaaatttttgaaaaaaacttggAAGCTTTTTCGAGCTAGTTGTCGCACGAGTTCACTGAGAAATTTCAATCATTAtaacggaaaaacaattttttttaactgcgaAGCACTCACCGGTTTTTGTAGGTCTTGTTTTCAATATCGGAACGCTTGAAATTTTCGGTTCGCTTAAGGATTCAGTTGTTGATTGTCGACGCCTTATTTTGTCACGATATCAATATCGCACAAATAAAGCAACTTTTTTTGTACGAGTTTACAGAGAAATTCCGGTCAATATATCTTGAATACAAGTTTTCATAGCTGTAAAGCACTTGCCGGTTTTTTGCAGGTCTTGTTTTAATGCCTCAACACTTGAAATTCTCCTTTCGCGTGAGCATTTCTATGTACTttttgactgagtgggagggccggacgggaaaatatttggcccgaggtcatggcgtacggaccgagcgtaGCGTGGTCCGTGCACCATGaccgagtgccaaatattttcccgtccgacccgacctaactcagtcaataagcattttattatatgaccaccgcgcttttcctttttccttcttttttttttttttttttcgggtaacaaaattgggaatgttgctcattttgaccgaaaagtcgggatttatatagcaacaaagttgttttagttcgcatctcgcgcgcgctattgataaaatccccgtatgagggccgtaagcgatcctagcaggtccggacggctttttccggccctgctcgcgccatcgcgtaaggccctcatacggggattttctcaatagttttgcaatgaaagcgcgcgcggggccgtacgggtcatatgataAGTTTGTTTATTGTCGACACCGCATTTTGCCCAGTTGTACTGGAGGTCGATCAAGATATTAATTGATTGAAAGAATTTTCCCATAAAATCTTTGGCTTAAATAACTCCGTATTTTGTACTTAAATCTTTTTTTCGCTGAAGATGGCAAAAGGTGAGGCACTGCTTTCTCCACGAGATAAACTAACATCTaagccaggattcgagccaggACCCCGAGCTAGGACTCGAGCCAGCTATGACTCCAGTTAGGACTTTTCTAATTTCTTGTCAGGCAAAAAAATagtaaacaaataataaatttcgaaacaaatagaaataataattgttacttaTTATTAGTGATTTCATGGATCAGTTTAATGACATTTCCACGATACGGAGTCGACCaagacttcaattttttttatagggAATGTGCGATCTTTATGTTACCGGCTAGTCAGGTGGAACGTATGAGTGTTTCGAAGATTCTTTTCTGTATTTGTCCACTACTTTCGCCGAGTGTTGAAAAATGTGGATAACGAACAAGTTAGAAAACCGGAAATTTGGGATGTGTTTGTTTGCAAACATTGAAAGGAGATAGTAGCTCTTCCTTTGGGCGAACTAGACGGAAACAGGGAAAATTTCCCTTCATGGGCCGGAAGACGAGACCGGAGTTGTTTACCATTGACAACAGTTTTCTGAAAACTCCTTTGAAAAGTGGGTGGGACATGCCCTTTTGGGTCGTTCAAGCTGGGAACAACGGGACTTCTGAAAGGGTATCCCTGTTTTTGTCTATGGCGGAAATACTGTCGAGTCCTGGCTCGAGTCCTGCCTCGGTATATAGGCATCCTCGGATAAAACGGCTCGATTCTAAACCGACTGAGCCAACCCGCTGGCGGTTGAACTGGCTAATTTCAGTCACATTTAGCTCTGAAACCTGTATTTAAGCAGCTTTAGGGTGCTTCcgtttattcatttaattacGTGAACTGGATTGAAAGCCCATGGTGTACTCTTTGGCTTCCTTTCTCAATCAAATGCAACGCGCCAACTGATTGAGCTAAGGTAACTTCAAAAGAATGTTCTTACTAGTGGCTGTTAAAAAGAGATCCAACACGAGGAAAAAAGTTTACAATGATTTTATGACGGATGCTAGACCTTTAAAGCGATTAGAGTTCATTGATCTAAAACAACCCCTGGCCAAATTCAagttaaataatttaattttattctttccATTAATTCTACAAATTCTGGGTTTAACATCATAGCTCAAATTTGACATTTTAGTGCATGTATGAATGTTTATATTGTGACGGCTGGTTGACCTGATAAGATTTTTCTAgacgtggggggggggggtgtaaTAAAGGGGGAGGGAATGTGGCTAACCACCCAATCTTTGAGATCAGCCCTTCAGCACTATACTGCCCACATGACAATATGGGAAGTGTGCAGCAGGCTGCGCTTTACTGGGTACCAGGATTTGAAATCGCAGGATTTGTATAGCTTGATTGCTGCCGCAGTGAAAGACAGGATTCTGACGGAACGGTCGGATCAGTATATATTGCAGAATTTTTTGTTAGAATTTGGTTTTATGGAATTTGATATCGATGGCTACAATTCGGTGTTGCCTACTTGTACGTTACAGAATATAATTTGCTTTTGCGGAATTTGATATTGCAAGCTagtaataacattaataatattataagaaAGTGTAATATTTTCGATTAATGATGAAATACACGAATTTCACGCATTAGAACTGCggaatgaaatgaatgtgtCAGTGCTCTTCGCAGTTTCTTAGCGATTCTATGATCGACCCccataacgaccagctcccagtttaCCTGATAGCTCATCTGGTGGAGCAATGCACCGGCGTCGCAGGGGTCAGAGTTTGAaaccccgttcaggcctgaattcaTCGGAAACTGTGAAGAACAAACACAGTTTTAGTTATAGCAAATTTCAAACGCAGCAGAAACTATGAAACAGCATTCAATCAGATTCGCCCAAGCTTAAAGAAGCATGGTTCAAAAGAGACAGCTTTCTCAATTAGTAAGAGACAGCTTTCTCAATTACGTAACACATATAAGTTTATGAATGCATAAAAGAGAACTTTAGGGAAAAATTCTCATTGGCCTTTGAACAGTGGATGATTGCATTGTTTCCGTGCTCGTGATGCCCTCGTGATACAGTGATGACTCGACGATTCTAAGGTATATATAAGCTAAGCGCGCACGGATACAGGTTGGCTGAGCTGCCACACATGAGAGCTGCGAATATGTCCTGTGAGTCACAGAGCACGATCGTGAGCAGATTTTGGAAGGATTTTAAGGCTGTCCTTATAAAGACCTTTCGTAGACGTAAGGGGTTTCGAAGGTTGTCTGAGCCGCCACAGATGAGACCTGCGAAAATGTTCTGTGACTCACAGAGCCCGATCGTCAGCAAACTTAGAAAGGATTTCAAGGCTGTCCTTATAAAGACCTTTCGTGAACTAAACGATAAAGAGGAAGGCGCTGTTTGGTTCTATTATGACAAGACTATTCCGAAAAACAATTGTGAAAAATTTGAGTTCCTAACCGCGCTAGAAGAAGCTGAGGAGATTTCATGGTCAAATATCAGTTCTCTGAAGACAGCGCTGAGTAATATCAAGAGAGAGGACCTTGTCGatgatttggaaaattttggGATAAAAAGAAATGTTGCTTTGCTTCTCGATGCTTTTGTGAGGATCCGGAAAGGCATTCCGAGACAAAATCTCTCTGAAAATATTGAAGCCATCGCTGGGTACCTAGCGAACTTACCTGACTGTGTGTTGGATAAGAGCAAAGTTAGATCATTGAGGAAATCAATGAAAAATATAGAGGAACTTATGATTTTTTTGGGAGAGCAAATCGAAACCAGCCTTTCGAGCCCTTGGACTGACAGGTTAGCGCTTCTTATTGTCATTGCCGGAGAGCTTTTATGTGAAACCGAACCCAAGTACGAAGAGTTTGCGAGCCCGCTGCCGGAAGCTGTGATATGCTGTTCCTCTGAGATATGCTCAAAAATGAGGACTTTAGACGAATGGGTAAGGCCTTTAAATGGTTGGACTGATTTATATTTCTGTGGTAATAATTTTTGTCCTAAAAATTAGTCATTTTGTGGCGTTTCGAAATGTCCCACACATAATTCACTGTAATGTGTTCGCAGAGGGGAGAGCCCCATAACAGTTGAAACGGGTTACAACATATCCTGTTTGATATTACGTTACAAAGGATCAAACTACTGATAATccaaaaatggacaaaaaatgCTTTCTATAATTACTTAAGATTTACGGTGCGTTTGAGTGGGAAATTGGAATTGGATGATAATATTGTGGTATCCAAACGAGGAAATTAGATCTTTTCATCGATTTTCAATTAGAATTTCGTTACTGCTGGCATGTTTGCAATGTCATTTTGAATAGAGTTAGAAATATCGAACAGAATTTCGAACAGCCGAAGAGGAAACATCGCTTTGTCAGAAACCAATTTCTGAgctatttcatttcatttttaaagTATATGTGACCCCTTTTAGGGTTTCTAAAGCAACTAGTAGTACTATCTCAACTTCCCTAACCAAAATTTCGAATGTTCTTGTATAAAATGACATCAGTGGTATCTCGTGATTGTGAAACACAGGGGATCATGGACCAAAACAGTCATAGCCACGAATGGGTCCAGACTAGTTCCACTAGTCCCGTGGGTCTAGTCAAAAGCAAGTTACATACAAAAACAATGATCACTTCGGCATATTTCCGTACTTGGGGTGGAACACACGGTTATTTTATCTTATCAATTCAATGATGTTAATGGAACTAATCGTTGTGTACCAGCGGCTCCTCTGTCCAAGTGGAGCTAGTCAAAATCGTTTTCTATTAGCTTCTATTGTTTTGTGGAACTAGTCAAAGTCGTTTCCTATTGGTTATCGTCTAAAGTGGAACTACTCATTCCCTTACAATTCTTAGCGCTATTATTTCACTATTTCAGGACGCATTTTGCCACTACG
This genomic interval carries:
- the LOC136888221 gene encoding uncharacterized protein, with the protein product MRAANMSCESQSTIVSRFWKDFKAVLIKTFRRRKGFRRLSEPPQMRPAKMFCDSQSPIVSKLRKDFKAVLIKTFRELNDKEEGAVWFYYDKTIPKNNCEKFEFLTALEEAEEISWSNISSLKTALSNIKREDLVDDLENFGIKRNVALLLDAFVRIRKGIPRQNLSENIEAIAGYLANLPDCVLDKSKVRSLRKSMKNIEELMIFLGEQIETSLSSPWTDRLALLIVIAGELLCETEPKYEEFASPLPEAVICCSSEICSKMRTLDEWDAFCHYVKERYNKVYRKDDKSDDATDVKKVADEIIVTLIQIRLFQEPGNTPFH